The genomic window TCAACGCCCAGAAGCAGCCCGGCGGCTTCTTCCCTCAGGGCCTGAACGGGCAGATCAAGTAGCCCTTCCCGGCCTTGGGCCATGGGGGAGACCGAGCGGGAGATCGTGGAGGAGCTGGGCTTCGGGATGGTGCCCAACGCCTTCGCCTGGGCCCGCGAGGTGCCGGAGGTCCAGACCGCCCTCTGGAAGGCCTTCCGCCACGTGGTCTTGAGGGGGCTTCTTCCCAGGACGGTCAAGGAGATGATGGGGGTGGTGGCCTCGAGGCGGGCGGGCTCCGAGTACGGGGCCCGGGTCCACCTGCACGCCCTCATGGTCCAGGGGGTGGAGGCCCCCCTTCTCCAGGCCCTGGAGCGGGGGGAGGTCCCGGAGGGCCTCCCCCCCAAGGTGGCCGCCCTCCTCCGCTTCGCCCACGGGGCGGCCTTGGACCCCGGGAAGCCCGAGCTTCTCCGGCCCCTCCGGGAGGCCGGGCTCAGCGAGGCCGAGGTGAAGGAGGCCGTGGCCACCCTGG from Thermus islandicus DSM 21543 includes these protein-coding regions:
- a CDS encoding carboxymuconolactone decarboxylase family protein: MGETEREIVEELGFGMVPNAFAWAREVPEVQTALWKAFRHVVLRGLLPRTVKEMMGVVASRRAGSEYGARVHLHALMVQGVEAPLLQALERGEVPEGLPPKVAALLRFAHGAALDPGKPELLRPLREAGLSEAEVKEAVATLALFRMVNAWTDLLAIPVDAV